The following proteins are encoded in a genomic region of Brachyspira pilosicoli:
- a CDS encoding ankyrin repeat domain-containing protein: protein MRYFSLIFILIFNISFLFSQNTNTGKLDQLLDYANTGNINGIKRLISDGSISSYINFGDMQGHNALITATFRGYKDIVVLLLSQKIDVNASCIHGKTALTYAAENGYVDIASYLLAKNANPNIKVNNGTTALLQAAGKGYYSITEMIINAGADVNMSGLYINPDDANYNMTPLMVAAYNNHDDIVKLLLDNGSEINKVNNVGANALFYAIAKGNGEVAKMLLERNADANVVSSYGYYGNITTLALASSLGLNDIVSSLLIGKADINYRMADGRTALIWASISGKKDIVLSLINANADVNIKDNDGKTALMFAAENGDYDSVQYLLDGNADLSIVDNLSKNALMYAMENGNTDIVDLITKRSLVKK from the coding sequence ATGCGTTATTTTAGTTTGATTTTTATACTTATTTTTAATATATCTTTTTTATTTTCTCAAAATACTAATACTGGTAAATTGGACCAATTATTAGATTATGCTAATACAGGCAATATTAATGGAATAAAAAGATTAATATCTGATGGTTCTATTTCTAGTTATATAAATTTTGGAGATATGCAGGGGCATAATGCTTTAATAACAGCTACTTTTAGAGGTTATAAAGATATAGTTGTTTTGCTATTATCTCAAAAAATAGATGTTAATGCTAGCTGTATACATGGAAAAACTGCTTTAACTTATGCAGCAGAAAACGGATATGTTGATATAGCTTCTTATTTACTTGCTAAAAATGCTAATCCAAATATAAAAGTTAATAATGGCACTACAGCTTTACTTCAAGCAGCTGGAAAAGGGTATTATTCTATAACAGAAATGATTATTAATGCTGGTGCTGATGTTAATATGTCTGGACTTTATATTAATCCAGATGATGCTAATTATAATATGACTCCTCTTATGGTTGCTGCCTATAATAATCATGATGATATAGTTAAATTATTGCTTGATAATGGAAGCGAAATAAATAAAGTTAATAATGTTGGAGCTAATGCTTTATTTTATGCTATAGCTAAGGGCAATGGAGAAGTGGCTAAAATGCTTCTTGAGAGAAATGCCGATGCCAATGTAGTATCTAGTTATGGATATTACGGCAATATTACAACACTTGCTTTAGCTTCATCTTTAGGGTTAAATGATATAGTGTCATCACTTTTAATAGGTAAGGCTGACATTAATTATAGAATGGCTGATGGAAGAACTGCTTTAATATGGGCTAGTATATCTGGTAAGAAAGATATTGTTTTATCATTAATTAATGCTAATGCTGATGTTAATATTAAAGATAATGACGGTAAAACAGCTTTAATGTTTGCAGCAGAGAATGGCGATTATGATTCGGTTCAATATTTACTTGACGGCAATGCAGATTTAAGTATAGTAGATAATTTATCAAAAAATGCTTTAATGTATGCTATGGAAAACGGAAACACTGATATAGTGGATTTAATTACAAAAAGAAGCTTGGTGAAGAAATAA